One part of the Candida albicans SC5314 chromosome R, complete sequence genome encodes these proteins:
- the PRK1 gene encoding serine/threonine protein kinase (Putative protein serine/threonine kinase; mutants sensitive to growth on hydrogen peroxide medium) — MPQPPPNAYKAGTRLTVGSHKVSIIKYISEGGFAHVYTCTIDPPFQGSTVACLKRVVVPSKWQLSLLRQEVDAMRRLRGNKHIVSYIDSHASRLGDSNTSGTNHSQQQQYEVFLLMEYCENNGLIDFMNTRLVNKLTEKEIIDIMYQVTIGVAMCHHLRPPLIHRDIKIENVLIDGKGVFKLCDFGSSVNYLPPPRNPQELQLMKDDLMQHTTPQYRAPEMIDLSKGFPIDDKSDIWALGIFLYKLCYYTTPFERPNQSSLQELEHTILNCSETLRFSDQPGSIFSPRLKNAIKVCLRADPRRRPNAVQLLGEIAAMKGEKTIPNVVPYSVIEQQRTKQASALEEDTKKGQASFVETKKITSKPKTDPFANIDKSKFLNKSGYKLSSVTAESRTVPARPLSAFFDDGNTPRIYSQGNRSTPSVQDYVKEELAKGESYEFNEPDGTLEFLKSREEEKLNQRNDTGGSFKAAFKNGLRKISTGGNISANNTGSSVKSNRRASLKRIITGGSNHNRKHSEENTKNVEDSNPVSSAPKKLSIQHRMQQLLNQNDHQRVQKSAQGYGKYTDIKASEDIDEINKPTLSKHSQKKLSPPAVPVNLSSQRNKSQQSSSTTKKYPIKDSKPLSKVRNNPPKDSVKTKPPPPKPKKPVYLKSPTKLEIADQRRLSDASEISMPDLDDLEKQFSKRFPSYV, encoded by the coding sequence ATGCCACAACCACCTCCAAATGCATATAAAGCAGGTACTCGATTAACAGTAGGATCACATAAAGTTTctattatcaaatatatcTCCGAAGGTGGATTTGCTCATGTATATACTTGCACAATTGATCCACCTTTTCAAGGATCGACTGTTGCCTGTTTGAAAAGAGTAGTGGTACCAAGCAAGTGGCAGTTGAGTTTATTGAGACAAGAAGTAGATGCCATGAGAAGATTAAGAGGTAATAAACACATTGTATCATACATTGATTCTCATGCTTCCCGTTTAGGTGATTCCAATACATCAGGTACCAATCAtagtcaacaacaacagtatgaagtatttttattaatggAATATTGTGAGAATAATGGTTTGATAGATTTTATGAACACTAGGTTGGTCAATAAATTGACTGAAAAGGAGATTATAGATATAATGTATCAGGTGACTATAGGTGTGGCCATGTGTCATCATTTACGTCCACCTTTGATTCATAGAGacattaaaattgaaaatgttttaattgatggGAAAGGGGTTTTCAAACTATGTGATTTTGGCTCGTCGGTAAATtatttaccaccaccaagaaACCCTCAAGAACTACAATTAATGAAGGATGATTTAATGCAACATACAACTCCACAATATCGTGCACCGGAAATGATAGACTTGAGTAAAGGTTTCCCCATAGATGACAAACTGGATATTTGGGCGTTGGGGATATTCTTATACAAATTATGTTATTACACGACCCCCTTTGAACGACCTAATCAAAGCTCGTTACAGGAGTTAGAACATACAATATTGAACTGTTCAGAAACTTTGCGTTTTAGTGACCAACCGGGTCTGATCTTTTCACCACGATTGAAAAATGCTATTAAAGTTTGTCTTCGAGCAGATCCCAGAAGAAGACCCAACGCCGTGCAATTGTTGGGTGAGATTGCGGCAATGAAAGGTGAAAAGACCATTCCTAATGTGGTTCCATACAGCGTAATAGAACAACAGAGAACTAAACAAGCACTGGCTTTAGAAGAAGACACCAAAAAGGGCCAAGCATCGTTTGTtgagacaaaaaaaatcaccTCTAAACCAAAGACAGATCCGTTTgcaaatattgataaatcgaaatttttaaacaaatcaGGCTATAAATTATCCCTGGTAACTGCGGAGTCAAGGACTGTGCCAGCAAGACCTTTGAGTGCATTCTTTGACGACGGCAATACACCAAGAATATATTCTCAGGGAAATAGATCAACACCTTCGGTTCAAGATTATGTGAAAGAAGAGTTAGCTAAGGGAGAAAGTTATGAATTTAATGAACCCGATGGAACTTTAGAGTTTTTAAAATCtagagaagaagaaaaactaaatcaaagaaatgACACCGGTGGAAGTTTCAAAGCAGCTTTCAAAAATGGATTGAGAAAAATAAGTACTGGTGGAAATATAAGTGCCAATAACACGGGTAGCTCGGTTAAAAGTAATCGCAGAGCAAGTCTCAAGCGTATTATTACAGGAGGAAGCAATCATAATAGAAAACATTCTGAAGAGAATACTAAAAATGTGGAAGATAGTAATCCTGTTTCTTCTGCCCCTAAGAAACTATCAATTCAACATAGGATGCAACAActtttgaatcaaaatgATCATCAACGCGTACAAAAATCAGCACAGGGATATGGGAAGTATACAGACATAAAGGCATCTGAggatattgatgaaataaataaaccaaCACTTTCCAAACACTCTCAGAAGAAATTGTCACCACCAGCTGTACCAGTGAACCTATCGTCACAGAGAAATAAATCACAACAACTGCTGAGTACGACTAAAAAATATCCTATCAAAGATTCTAAACCTTTGAGTAAAGTGAGAAATAACCCTCCCAAGGATTCTGTAAAGACAAAACCTCCTCCGCCAAAACCTAAAAAACCAGTGTATTTGAAGTCGCCAActaaattagaaattgCAGACCAAAGAAGATTAAGCGATGCTAGTGAGATCTCGATGCCTGATTTGGATGATTTAGAGAAACAGTTTTCAAAGAGATTTCCTAGTTATGTGTAG
- the HDA1 gene encoding histone deacetylase (Histone deacetylase; inducer of filamentation; conserved deacetylation motif; regulates white-to-opaque switch frequency but not opaque-to-white switch; greater expression in white cells than opaque cells; inhibited by trichostatin-A) gives MSTGQEEHLDSKLENQISEEENQSQNQNFPTAIEDSIQASIEKLDEVDDEINPIEVKDEFPTTIGTTYDILHPREPFPKRIKLEETETEPDSNGIADNDQTMVVVPPKKPQLFYTPLKTGLVYDVRMRYHAKVFTSYSEYIDPHPEDPRRIYRIYKKLVEAGIVLDPSLAGINEIGPFMLKIPIREATSEEILQVHSEDHLKFIQSTEDMSRDQLLKETETGDSIYVNNDSYLSAKLSCGGTIEACKAVIEGRVKNSLAIVRPPGHHAEPNTPAGFCLFSNVAVAAKNMLKNYPESVRRIVIVDWDIHHGNGTQKAFYNDPRVLYISLHRFENGKFYPGTKYGDLNQVGEGPGEGFTINIPWRSSGMHDGDYVYAFNKIIQPVISEFDPDLIIVSSGFDAADGDVIGACHVTPAGYGYMTHTLKGIARGKLAVILEGGYNLDSISKSALAVAKVLVGEPPENTITLRPQAEAIEVVDEVIKIQSKYFKSLRNGIPNGIFEDVYDLADVEKSNYKLVNIADPIRSHQVEKLFNEKEFINIPIISSPSNGEKPPFTTDLPDQLEDLIVASPDIYNCTTIILTIHDPPEIWANINPTNGVIETNSTMVLEHPLVQIMDKIQKEKDPENQEKFGYLDINIPSFQLPIPGTTSESSTYNPIIFAQEVLLYIWDNYIAYFQQLKNLVMVGFGDSYQSIVNLYGKRPSNEIKDLIKGTVAFLNRTTLKPLIPVMDESMVDWYYQNSIIFTSNFNTCWTGGSGAGNGNGNGNGNNGNSSNGGGNKSADSNGHDDFSKRPRKKFGRVIKAKTDGLCDVIQEKFDEGVDFILDSIEDYSSSED, from the coding sequence ATGTCGACTGGTCAAGAAGAACATCTAGATTCTAAGCtagaaaatcaaatctcagaggaagaaaatcaaagtcaaaatcaaaattttccaacTGCAATTGAAGATTCTATACAAGCcagtattgaaaaattggatgAAGTAGATGACGAAATCAATCCTATTGAAGTAAAAGATGAGTTTCCTACTACTATTGGTACTACTTATGATATCTTACATCCACGAGAACCATTTCCCAAGAGAATAAAATTAGAGGAAACCGAAACTGAGCCAGATTCTAATGGTATTGCCGACAATGATCAAACTATGGTTGTAGTTCCACCCAAAAAACCACAATTATTTTATACCCCATTGAAAACAGGATTAGTTTATGATGTGAGAATGAGATATCATGCTAAAGTATTCACATCCTATAGTGAATACATTGACCCACATCCAGAAGATCCTCGTCGAATATACagaatttataaaaaattggttgaaGCTGGTATAGTTCTCGATCCTTCTTTAGCAggaattaatgaaattggaCCGTTTATGTTAAAAATTCCTATTCGAGAAGCAACATCCGAAGAAATTTTACAAGTTCATTCTGAAgatcatttaaaatttattcaatctACTGAAGATATGTCAAGAGATCAATTGCTCAAGGAAACAGAGACCGGAGATTCTATTTACGTTAACAATGACTCCTATTTGTCAGCGAAATTATCCTGTGGTGGTACTATTGAAGCATGTAAAGCAGTTATTGAGGGGAGagtgaaaaattctttAGCAATAGTGAGACCACCAGGTCATCATGCTGAGCCCAATACACCAGCAggattttgtttatttagTAATGTCGCAGTGGCAGCAAAAAatatgttgaaaaattatccTGAATCAGTTCGAAGAATTGTTATTGTGGATTGGGATATCCATCATGGAAACGGAACCCAAAAAGCATTTTATAATGATCCAAGAGttttatatatttctttGCATAGATTTGAGAATGGAAAATTTTATCCAGGGACAAAATATGGTGATTTAAATCAAGTTGGGGAGGGCCCAGGGGAAGGGTTCACCATAAATATTCCTTGGAGATCTTCTGGTATGCACGACGGTGATTATGTTTATGCATTCAATAAGATAATACAACCAGTAATTTCCGAATTTGACCCAgatttaattattgttagtTCTGGATTTGATGCTGCTGATGGAGATGTGATTGGTGCCTGTCATGTAACACCAGCCGGATATGGATATATGACCCATACGTTAAAGGGGATCGCCAGAGGAAAATTGGCTGTTATTTTAGAGGGTGGCTATAATTTAGACTCTATTAGCAAGAGTGCGTTGGCAGTAGCCAAAGTATTGGTCGGCGAACCACCGGAAAATACAATCACTTTACGCCCGCAAGCGGAGGCTATCGAAGTTGTTGACGAAGTGATCAAGATACAATCCAAATACTTTAAATCTTTGAGAAACGGAATTCCAAATGGTATATTTGAAGATGTTTATGATTTAGCGGATGtagaaaaatcaaactacAAATTGGTAAATATTGCTGATCCAATCAGAAGTCATCAAGTGGAAAAGTTATTCaacgaaaaagaatttatcaatattccAATCATCAGTTCTCCATCTAATGGTGAAAAACCCCCATTCACAACGGATTTACCGGACCAACTAGaagatttgattgttgCAAGTCCcgatatttataattgtaCCACGATAATACTAACAATACACGACCCACCAGAAATATGGGCCAATATAAATCCAACAAATGGAGTCATTGAAACCAATTCTACCATGGTTTTGGAACATCCTTTAGTACAAATAATGGACAAAATACAAAAGGAAAAGGATCCAGagaatcaagaaaaatttgggTATTTAGATATCAATATCCCATCATTCCAACTTCCGATCCCAGGGACAACATCTGAATCGTCTACTTATAATCCAATTATTTTTGCTCAAGAAGTTTTGCTTTATATTTGGGATAACTACATAGCGTATTTccaacaattgaagaacCTTGTTATGGTTGGTTTTGGCGACAgttatcaatcaattgtgAATTTGTATGGCAAGAGACCATCAAACGAAATAAAAGATTTGATCAAGGGGACAGTGGCGTTTCTAAACCGAACGACATTGAAACCATTGATCCCAGTGATGGATGAATCAATGGTGGATTGgtattatcaaaattcaattattttcaCAAGTAACTTTAACACATGCTGGACTGGCGGCAGTGGTGCTGGTAATGGCAATGGAAATGGAAATGGTAATAATGGAAATAGTTCGAACGGTGGAGGTAACAAGTCAGCAGACTCAAATGGACATGATGATTTTAGCAAACgtccaagaaaaaaatttggcaGAGTAATCAAAGCAAAAACAGATGGATTATGTGATGTcatacaagaaaaattcGATGAAGGAGTAGATTTCATATTagattcaattgaagaCTACTCCTCTTCCGAAGATTGA
- a CDS encoding uncharacterized protein (Protein of unknown function; Spider biofilm induced) → MSLLIPTPRDRHDAHGDLEEDNAYYNLLIKEQNSTNNRYIWKFKPVKGFFKQTDEQTDDMAFRYTEQKLGRLDDWEKIVADLQQLNRDSPDNEIYKLIFLARHGQAKSNVASQKYSKEEWMRKWRFLGTDGELTWGPDADLTELGLKQAAENHQCWKQQLLEGAPYPKRFYVSPLQRSIKTHNITWPNTKPIVLENLRETIGLHLCHKRSNKSSLKEKFPNLVFEDGFTEEDLLFDKYLPRKEHLHEQFLRINGVLQDIFNSDEEDILCITSHAGTIRAFITVLSHRKFTIPTGGMIPVVIKATRTS, encoded by the coding sequence atgtcaTTACTTATCCCAACACCAAGAGATCGTCACGATGCACATGGCGATTTGGAAGAAGACAACGCCTACTATAATTTGCTAATCAAGGAGCAAAACTCAACGAACAATAGGTACATTTGGAAGTTCAAACCAGTAAAAGGATTTTTCAAGCAAACTGACGAACAAACGGATGATATGGCATTTAGATACACTGAACAAAAACTTGGGAGGCTAGATGATTGGGAAAAAATAGTGGCTGACCTTCAACAGTTGAATCGTGACTCTCCAGATAATGAgatttataaattgattttcttaGCTCGACACGGGCAAGCGAAGAGTAATGTGGCATCTCAGAAATATTCAAAGGAGGAATGGATGCGTAAATGGAGATTTTTGGGAACTGATGGTGAATTAACTTGGGGACCAGATGCTGATTTGACTGAGTTGGGACTTAAACAAGCAGCAGAAAACCATCAATGCtggaaacaacaactacttGAAGGTGCTCCTTATCCTAAACGTTTCTATGTTTCCCCGTTACAGAGACTGATCAAAACCCACAATATTACTTGGCCAAACACTAAGCCAATTGTACTTGAAAACTTACGTGAGACTATTGGTTTACACTTGTGTCATAAAAGGTCAAACAAGTCATCCTTAAAAGAGAAATTCCCCAACCTTGTGTTTGAAGATGGGTTCactgaagaagatttattgtttgataaGTATCTCCCAAGAAAAGAGCATTTACATGAGCAGTTCTTGCGAATAAATGGAGTTTTGCAAgatattttcaatagtGATGAGGAGGATATCTTATGTATAACATCACATGCGGGTACTATTAGAGCATTCATTACTGTGTTAAGTCATCGAAAGTTCACCATACCAACAGGAGGAATGATACCGGTAGTAATCAAGGCAACTAGAACTAGCTAA
- the ADH5 gene encoding Adh5p (Putative alcohol dehydrogenase; regulated by white-opaque switch; fluconazole-induced; antigenic in murine infection; regulated by Nrg1, Tup1; Hap43, macrophage repressed, flow model biofilm induced; Spider biofilm induced): protein MSIPSTQYGFFYNKASGLNLKKDLPVNKPGAGQLLLKVDAVGLCHSDLHVLYEGLDCGDNYVMGHEIAGTVAELGEEVSEFAVGDRVACVGPNGCGLCKHCLTGNDNVCTKSFLDWFGLGYNGGYEQFLLVKRPRNLVKIPDNVTSEEAAAITDAVLTPYHAIKSAGVGPASNILIIGAGGLGGNAIQVAKAFGAKVTVLDKKDKARDQAKAFGADQVYSELPDSVLPGSFSACFDFVSVQATYDLCQKYCEPKGTIVPVGLGATSLNINLADLDLREITVKGSFWGTSMDLREAFELAAQGKVKPNVAHAPLSELPKYMEKLRAGGYEGRVVFNP from the coding sequence ATGTCAATTCCATCTACTCAGTACggatttttttataataaagCTAGTGGTcttaatttgaaaaaagacTTGCCGGTTAACAAGCCAGGTGCTGGTCAATTGCTTTTAAAGGTTGATGCAGTTGGCCTTTGTCATTCAGATTTACATGTTCTCTATGAAGGTTTGGATTGTGGTGATAATTATGTGATGGGCCACGAAATTGCTGGGACTGTTGCTGAACTAGGTGAAGAGGTGAGTGAGTTTGCAGTTGGAGATCGTGTCGCTTGTGTCGGCCCCAATGGATGTGGTCTTTGTAAACACTGTCTTACTGGTAACGATAATGTTTGTACCAAGTCGTTTTTGGATTGGTTTGGATTGGGTTACAATGGAGGTTACGAGCAATTTTTGTTAGTCAAGAGACCAAGAAACTTGGTCAAGATCCCTGACAATGTTACTTCCGAGGAAGCTGCAGCTATTACGGATGCCGTATTGACTCCTTACCATGCTATCAAGTCTGCAGGTGTTGGTCCAGCAAGtaatatattaattatcGGAGCTGGTGGATTAGGAGGTAACGCTATTCAAGTTGCAAAAGCATTTGGTGCGAAGGTTACTGTTTTGGATAAAAAGGATAAGGCAAGAGACCAAGCTAAGGCCTTTGGAGCTGACCAGGTTTACAGTGAATTACCAGACAGCGTTTTACCTGGGTCATTCAGTgcttgttttgattttgtttcgGTTCAGGCAACATACGATTTGTGTCAAAAGTATTGTGAGCCAAAGGGTACTATTGTTCCCGTAGGTCTAGGTGCAACTTCGCTTAACATAAATCTTGCTGATTTAGATCTTCGTGAAATTACCGTCAAGGGCTCATTCTGGGGTACCCTGATGGATTTAAGAGAAGCATTTGAATTGGCTGCACAGGGAAAGGTCAAACCAAATGTTGCTCATGCTCCATTGTCAGAATTGCCTAAGTATATGGAGAAGTTGAGAGCCGGTGGTTATGAAGGAAGAGTCGTGTTTAATCCATAA